In Entelurus aequoreus isolate RoL-2023_Sb linkage group LG02, RoL_Eaeq_v1.1, whole genome shotgun sequence, one genomic interval encodes:
- the LOC133641901 gene encoding proline-rich protein 36-like yields the protein MSVSKQGSRIEEDSYRFLNVEEGFEPQQNYILSLEVFRPAKPQPPVRPPPSAPRLAPRIAPAPRLAPAPRLAPVAAPCLAPRQVPVSASQQVPVPAPRQVPVAAPRRQVQPVAAPRRQVQPVAAPHRQVPPVAAPRRQLPPVAAPRHQVPPVAAPRRQVPPVAAPRHQAPPVAAPRRQAPAVAAPRRQAKHLQAKTLHAKTRHAKTRHAKTRHAKTRNAKTRHAKTRHAKLRRLTHHAKLRRLPRRGRTQIPRLPR from the exons atgtccgtgtccaagcaggggtcgaggatcgaggaagacA GTTACAGGTTCCTAAATGTGGAGGAAGGATTTGAACCTCAGCAGAATTATATTCTCAGTCTAGAA gtctttcggcctgctaagccgcaacccccagttAGGCCACCTCCATCTGCACCAAGGCTAGCGCCAAGGATAGCACCagcaccaaggctagcaccagcgccaaggctagcaccagtagcAGCACCATGTCTAGCACCACGGCAGGTTCCTGTATCTGCATCACAGcaggttcctgtacctgcaccacggcaggttCCGGTAGCTGCTCCACGTCGCCAAGTGcagccagtagctgctccacgtcGCCAAGTGcagccagtagctgctccacatcgccaagtgccgccagtagctgctccacgtcGCCAattgccgccagtagctgctccacgtcaccaagtgccgccagtagctgctccacgtcgccaagtgccgccagtagctgctccacgccaccaagcgccgccagtagctgctccacgccgccaagcaccggccgtagcagctccacgccgccaagccaAGCACCTCcaagccaagaccctccatgccaagacccgccatgccaagacccgccatgccaagacccgccacgccaagacccgcaacgccaagacccgccacgccaagacccgccacgccaagcttcgccgcctgacgcaccacgccaagcttcgccgcctgccacgacgaggACGCACGCAaattccacgcctgccacgatga